From a single Leishmania infantum JPCM5 genome chromosome 36 genomic region:
- a CDS encoding endonuclease/exonuclease protein-like protein: MFLISWNVAGWSSTSQAIRESFGSIHDFFACTEADIICLQECKGTLAKLSASPVDMGASDPPVSRRPVVAPLERLAAQEKRRRLAGSVEGDASTVSSGGGCNDGIDGWESFWSLSGKQHRGFNGVVTFARKGLTWRCDSQPFSEDAFNEEGRAVVTYHSAFVLVNVYVPNARGGARHTFKLRFLYALEKKMEQLRKDTGKPVILVGDLNMTYCAHDAAWSLRRIHLGTLLQLQTFAEVKGDTAWTAALPHLSKAAVKRVANMIASHLCAQAQEIAASMDSSAATAGSSSGTGVVSVDTEVNSSDNTIDREALQRLCTLLPPRGSGGTGKGVHDYESPPVSLRALYDVGFRCAYTSDFVKSSPCLHNSELYAVVQFCGLAPHSDASAEFMGRLLQLRLPVSSSAMPQRLPWTSPTDVAARQAGISQVRMWDTFLLTREMIDAYSTAPADSPLIDVMLLREVERPRLRPYCPCPYTCWDQSRNRRLENEGTRLDYILVDSALLPAVVCRAETANNVLVGVPERSSSASTAPEPSVDREDFFSELHGARYRDGVMRAMANGAYPPAPFDGTGMPALSEQARELCFAGLPSTGLFVTPPQFSDHIGVGLLLDLAALGTESELLQRSGKVIEDHKCMYRPPVGLHTFFAAAAAKKAVVSVATPPVQREVAADDKGVREAEGRVAGHKRAADSCAPLSSFSASTSARAGPTVADSRTEDGAAVACGNADPCIIDVDSL, encoded by the coding sequence ATGTTCCTTATCAGCTGGAACGTGGCGGGGTGGTCGTCCACCTCGCAGGCGATTCGAGAGAGCTTTGGCAGCATCCATGACTTCTTCGCATGCACCGAGGCAGACATAATTTGTCTTCAGGAGTGCAAAGGCACGCTTGCCAAGCTGAGCGCGTCTCCCGTGGACATGGGGGCTAGCGATCCGCCCGTGAGCCGCCGACCCGTTGTCGCCCCCCTAGAGCGGCTGGCGGCTCAAGAGAAACGGCGACGGTTGGCTGGGTCGGTCGAGGGTGATGCATCCACCGtcagcagtggcggtggttgCAACGACGGCATTGACGGCTGGGAGTCGTTCTGGTCCCTTAGCGGcaagcagcaccgcggcTTCAACGGTGTCGTGACGTTTGCGCGGAAGGGCCTCACGTGGCGATGTGACAGTCAACCCTTTTCAGAGGATGCGTTCAACGAAGAGGGCCGCGCTGTGGTGACGTACCACAGCGCCTTTGTGCTCGTGAACGTGTACGTGCCAAACGCTCGCGGCGGGGCCCGGCACACCTTCAAGCTCCGTTTCCTGTACGCCTTGGAGAAGAAGATGGAACAGCTGCGCAAGGACACAGGGAAGCCGGTCATCCTTGTTGGCGATCTGAACATGACGTATTgcgcgcacgacgccgccTGGTCTCTGCGGCGCATCCACCTGGGCACTCTCCTGCAGTTGCAGACGTTTGCCGAGGTCAAGGGAGACACGGCGTGGACTGCCGCGCTCCCCCATCTTTCGAAAGCGGCCGTGAAGCGAGTGGCAAACATGATCGCCAGTCATTTGTGTGCACAGGCGCAAGAGATAGCTGCGTCCAtggacagcagcgctgccacggctGGGTCGTCTTCTGGCACTGGCGTTGTTTCCGTTGATACGGAGGTCAACTCGAGTGACAACACGATCGATCgagaagcgctgcagcggctctgcACACTTCTCCCGCCGCGAGGCTCAGGCGGAACTGGCAAGGGAGTGCACGATTACGAATCACCGCCAGTGTCGCTGCGGGCCCTTTACGACGTCGGCTTTCGCTGCGCGTACACCTCCGATTTCGTGAAAAGTTCCCCGTGTCTCCACAACAGTGAACTGTACGCGGTGGTGCAGTTCTGCGGACTAGCCCCGCACTCGGATGCGTCGGCGGAGTTCATGGGCCggcttctccagctccgcctgccgGTGTCTTCCTCAGCAATGCCCCAGCGCTTGCCATGGACCTCGCCCACAGATGTGGCGGCTCGTCAAGCAGGGATTTCGCAAGTACGCATGTGGGACACTTTTCTGCTCACGAGAGAGATGATTGATGCGTACTCTACCGCTCCGGCGGACTCACCACTGATTGAtgtgatgctgctgcgcgaggtggagCGCCCAAGGCTGCGGCCCTACTGCCCGTGCCCGTACACGTGCTGGGATCAGTCACGCAACCGCCGTCTCGAAAACGAGGGCACGCGACTCGACTACATCCTCGTTGACTCCGCACTGCTCCCTGCGGTGGTGTGCCGCGCAGAGACAGCCAACAATGTCCTTGTCGGAGTGCCGGAGCGGAGCTCATCTGCGTCTACTGCGCCGGAGCCATCGGTGGATCGAGAGGACTTTTTCAGCGAACTGCATGGTGCGCGCTACCGGGATGGCGTGATGCGTGCGATGGCCAACGGCGCCTACCCGCCGGCGCCCTTCGATGGCACCGGGATGCCGGCGCTGAGTGAGCAAGCGCGAGAGCTGTGCTTTGCCGGCTTGCCCTCTACCGGTCTTTTTGTCACTCCACCGCAGTTCAGCGATCACATTGGCGTGGGCCTGCTCCTGGACTTGGCTGCACTCGGCACCGAGAGCGAGCTACTCCAGCGTTCCGGCAAGGTGATCGAGGACCACAAGTGCATGTATCGACCACCCGTCGGGCTGCACACCTtctttgccgccgcggccgccaagAAGGCTGTGGTCTCCGTCGCCACGCCGCCTgtgcagagagaggtggCTGCCGATGACAAAGGCgtgcgcgaggcggagggcagAGTAGCCGGACACAAGAGAGCTGCTGacagctgcgcaccgctTTCTTCCTTCAGCGCTAGCACGAGCGCGAGGGCCGGGCCAACGGTAGCCGATTCTCGCACTGaagacggtgccgccgttgctTGTGGCAACGCAGATCCGTGTATCATTGACGTGGATTCACTGTGA
- a CDS encoding putative adaptin, producing the protein MNGAALIEQATFVTERAWEYASNTTSVFNKARSLVAGDAQFFSVAPRVDDLRRSLSSESLHDKRDGMKRIIAQMCKGSDMRHFYPDVVKNIHVPSIELRKLIYVFIVYYAEDCPNETLLSISAFQKDLLDPSMHVRALALRMLASLRILAIQPVVMVAVRKCADDMAPLVRKTAALALVQMHTVARQDLDRDTVRQLLRTFLSDRNPDVVGAAALAYTRICPDEWDLVHGVYRRLCRILKDCEEWGQVVLLRLLLRYARRHFVDPSGPFAAKAARCSRGSSSSSGEGTDSDDDDATSSSRSSFNMTPSRGRDANKSDAAADAQMDPDLLLLLNSTRPLLWSMNSATVVATIALLCHCGTRRFQEACVKPAMRLLNTCTEGHIAVLHVVYALVLLQRDEFLPYLKSFFLLPLDAADVRHVKLRILSRLVTPATWTEVSREFRSYLRQYNDAAVVEAIQGLAQAVQQYPPFAAHTIRLVTPLLSSRTSSPAVVAEAVAVLRVLVLQGTDPVRISRLACQLTLDIMEQRITEPSAVATILWLTGENISKHPSMAAAAPDCFRVFAKRFGGLTSEVKRQVLTLGCKVWVHLQGSSELSERFKRVYHYVAELAKYDDDYRIRDEERLIEATFDRQSDTFAGVQTALMREKPLPDVNDPYADRAGLEIGTFSRLLGSAVRIYDPLPTWATEATDGALRRSIEEMNATAAAVTMFESTSGEEESGSNNSSDTEGEESDDSDGAASPSGSYESSYSGSSDVGDVSGKSSSASDSDAAAPCGASAAQKAGSGAGTVKASPPKFTVKVTMQSAPPPAPPPAPAQAGEKTDAVLAVVSELPPSPQTVTEPHSVVEA; encoded by the coding sequence ATGAACGGCGCGGCGCTTATTGAGCAGGCCACTTTTGTCACGGAGCGGGCGTGGGAATATGCGAGCAACACGACCTCCGTCTTCAACAAAGCCCGCTCGCTTGTCGCCGGGGATGCACAGTTCTTCTCGGTTGCACCTAGAGTCGATGATCTTCGACGCAGCCTGAGTTCGGAGTCGCTCCATGACAAGCGCGATGGCATGAAGCGCATCATCGCGCAGATGTGCAAGGGAAGTGACATGCGCCACTTCTATCCTGACGTAGTCAAGAATATCCACGTTCCCTCGATcgagctgcgcaagctcATCTACGTCTTCATCGTCTATTATGCTGAAGACTGCCCCAACGAGACACTTCTGTCTATCTCTGCCTTTCAGAAGGACCTGCTTGACCCCAGCATGCATGTCcgcgccctcgccctccgcaTGCTCGCATCGCTCCGCATTCTTGCCATTCAGCCGGTGGTGATGGTTGCCGTGAGGAAGTGCGCCGATGACATGGCACCGCTGGTGCGCAAGACGGCCGCCCTCGCGCTTGTGCAGATGCACACGGTAGCTCGCCAAGACCTGGACCGTGACACCGTGCGCCAGCTACTGCGAACGTTTCTGTCTGATCGCAACCCTGACGTGgtcggcgcagccgcgctggCGTACACGCGGATCTGCCCGGATGAGTGGGACCTGGTGCACGGCGTGTACCGCCGCCTGTGCAGGATTCTCAAGGATTGTGAGGAGTGGGGtcaggtggtgctgctgcgcctgttGCTGCGCTACGCTCGCCGGCACTTCGTGGATCCCAGTGGGCCGTTTGCGGCCAAGGCTGCCCGATGCAGCCGTGGCTCCTCGAGTTCCAGCGGGGAAGGGACGGAcagtgacgacgacgatgcaaCGTCCTCGTCTCGCTCCTCCTTCAACATGACACCGTCACGGGGGCGCGACGCCAACaagagcgacgccgccgctgatgcacAGATGGACCCagatctgctgctgcttctcaaCTCGActcggccgctgctgtggagcATGAACAGCGCCACGGTAGTCGCGACCATCGCGCTCTTATGCCACTGCGGCACACGACGCTTTCAGGAGGCGTGCGtgaagccggcgatgcgactGCTGAATACGTGCACCGAGGGCCATATTGCCGTGCTGCATGTCGTCTACGCCCTGGTGTTGCTGCAACGCGATGAATTCCTTCCGTACCTGAAGAGCTTCTTTTTGCTCCCCCTGGACGCGGCCGATGTGCGGCACGTTAAGCTACGCATCCTCTCCCGCCTGGTAACGCCGGCCACCTGGACGGAGGTGTCTCGGGAGTTCCGGTCCTACCTGCGGCAGTacaacgacgccgccgttgtcGAGGCGATTCAAGGGCTGGCGCAGGCTGTGCAGCAATACCCACCCTTCGCAGCACACACCATCCGCCTCGTGACCCCGCTGCTCTCAAGTCGGACCAGCTCACCCGCTGTCGTCGCGGAGGCTGTAGCGGTGCTGCGGGTGCTCGTACTGCAAGGCACCGACCCCGTGCGCATCTCTCGGCTTGCCTGCCAGCTGACACTTGACATTATGGAGCAGCGAATCACGGagccgtcggcggtggcgacaaTTCTCTGGTTGACCGGCGAGAACATATCCAAGCACCCCTCcatggccgctgcggcgccggacTGCTTCCGCGTGTTTGCGAAGCGCTTCGGTGGCCTCACTTCGGAGGTGAAGCGACAGGTTCTCACGTTGGGCTGCAAAGTGTGGGTGCACTtgcagggcagcagcgaacTCTCGGAGCGCTTCAAACGGGTGTACCACTACGTCGCAGAGCTAGCCAAGTACGACGATGACTACAGAATTCGTGACGAGGAGCGCCTCATTGAAGCGACGTTTGATCGGCAGAGCGACACATTCGCAGGTGTGCAGACCGCGCTGATGCGTGAAAAGCCGCTGCCAGACGTCAACGACCCATACGCCGATCGAGCCGGCCTGGAGATTGGTACCTTCTCCCGGCTGCTAGGGTCGGCCGTGCGCATCTACGACCCGCTGCCGACTTgggcgacggaggcgacaGATGGGGCACTACGCCGCTCCATCGAAGAGATGAACGCgactgccgccgcggtaACCATGTTTGAGTCCACCTCCggtgaggaagagagcggcagcaatAACAGCAGTGACAcggaaggggaagagagcgacgacagcgacggcgcagcctCGCCGTCCGGCTCCTACGAGTCCAGCTACAGCGGCTCCAGCGACGTGGGTGATGTGAGCGGCAAGTCGAGCTCCGCGTCTGACAGCGATGCCGCGGCTCCGTGCggcgcttcagcggcgcagaaggccggcagcggtgctggcaCAGTGAAAGCATCGCCGCCCAAATTCACGGTGAAGGTCACGATGCagtcggcgccaccgcccgctcctcctccagctccagcacaGGCGGGTGAAAAGACAGATGCCGTGCTTGCTGTCGTTTCAGagctgccgccatcgccacaGACGGTCACGGAGCCTCACTCAGTCGTAGAGGCGTAG